A region of Arabidopsis thaliana chromosome 5, partial sequence DNA encodes the following proteins:
- the PFA-DSP5 gene encoding Phosphotyrosine protein phosphatases superfamily protein: MGLIVDDDNDGEVLIPPPNFSMVEDEIYRSGFPELENFGFLSTLNLRSIIYLCPEPYPEDNLKSLASNNIKLFQFGIEGKTMFEIIQFLSTVSAESIGQVVLWDA, translated from the exons ATGGGCTTAATTGTGGATGATGATAACGATGGAGAAGTTTTGATTCCGCCGCCGAATTTTTCAATGGTAGAAGATGAAATTTACCGATCTGGGTTTCCTGAGCTGGAGAATTTCGGATTCTTATCAACCCTAAATCTTCGATCCATCAT TTATCTGTGTCCTGAGCCATACCCTGAGGACAATCTCAAGTCTCTTGCATCCAACAACATTAAGCTTTTCCAGTTCGGGATTGAAGGCAAAACG ATGTTCGAAATCATCCAATTCTTATCCACTGTAAGCGCGGAAAg CATAGGACAGGTTGTCTTGTGGGATGCTTGA
- the PFA-DSP5 gene encoding Phosphotyrosine protein phosphatases superfamily protein (Phosphotyrosine protein phosphatases superfamily protein; FUNCTIONS IN: phosphatase activity, protein tyrosine phosphatase activity, phosphoprotein phosphatase activity; INVOLVED IN: dephosphorylation; LOCATED IN: cellular_component unknown; EXPRESSED IN: 24 plant structures; EXPRESSED DURING: 15 growth stages; CONTAINS InterPro DOMAIN/s: Protein-tyrosine phosphatase, active site (InterPro:IPR016130), Protein-tyrosine phosphatase, dual specificity phosphatase, eukaryotic (InterPro:IPR020428), Protein-tyrosine phosphatase, SIW14-like (InterPro:IPR004861); BEST Arabidopsis thaliana protein match is: Tyrosine phosphatase family protein (TAIR:AT3G02800.1); Has 1807 Blast hits to 1807 proteins in 277 species: Archae - 0; Bacteria - 0; Metazoa - 736; Fungi - 347; Plants - 385; Viruses - 0; Other Eukaryotes - 339 (source: NCBI BLink).), whose product MGLIVDDDNDGEVLIPPPNFSMVEDEIYRSGFPELENFGFLSTLNLRSIIYLCPEPYPEDNLKSLASNNIKLFQFGIEGKTDPPTPMPKDTVLSALRVLVDVRNHPILIHCKRGKHRTGCLVGCLRKVQNWCLSSVLEEYQKCAGLKWRQRDLRFIEDFDVLRLKQCLYSIIYQYNGYGLKRRKLLYQEENVVQEQQKPQATKG is encoded by the exons ATGGGCTTAATTGTGGATGATGATAACGATGGAGAAGTTTTGATTCCGCCGCCGAATTTTTCAATGGTAGAAGATGAAATTTACCGATCTGGGTTTCCTGAGCTGGAGAATTTCGGATTCTTATCAACCCTAAATCTTCGATCCATCAT TTATCTGTGTCCTGAGCCATACCCTGAGGACAATCTCAAGTCTCTTGCATCCAACAACATTAAGCTTTTCCAGTTCGGGATTGAAGGCAAAACG GATCCTCCAACTCCTATGCCAAAGGATACAGTGTTGAGTGCTCTTAGAGTACTAGTTG ATGTTCGAAATCATCCAATTCTTATCCACTGTAAGCGCGGAAAg CATAGGACAGGTTGTCTTGTGGGATGCTTGAGGAAAGTGCAGAACTGGTGCTTGTCATCGGTTCTCGAGGAATACCAGAAGTGTGCGGGTTTGAAATGGAGACAAAGAGATTTAAGGTTCATTGAGGATTTCGATGTGCTCAGATTGAAGCAATGTCTATACAGCATCATATATCAGTACAATGGGTATGGTCtcaagagaagaaagttgctGTATCAAGAAGAGAATGTTGTTCAAGAACAGCAAAAACCTCAAGCCACCAAAggataa
- a CDS encoding Protein kinase superfamily protein (Protein kinase superfamily protein; FUNCTIONS IN: protein serine/threonine kinase activity, protein kinase activity, kinase activity, ATP binding; INVOLVED IN: protein amino acid phosphorylation; EXPRESSED IN: 9 plant structures; EXPRESSED DURING: L mature pollen stage, M germinated pollen stage, 4 anthesis, C globular stage, petal differentiation and expansion stage; CONTAINS InterPro DOMAIN/s: Protein kinase, ATP binding site (InterPro:IPR017441), Protein kinase, catalytic domain (InterPro:IPR000719), Serine/threonine-protein kinase-like domain (InterPro:IPR017442), Protein kinase-like domain (InterPro:IPR011009), Serine/threonine-protein kinase, active site (InterPro:IPR008271); BEST Arabidopsis thaliana protein match is: Protein kinase superfamily protein (TAIR:AT3G02810.1); Has 200394 Blast hits to 156502 proteins in 5222 species: Archae - 339; Bacteria - 26270; Metazoa - 73030; Fungi - 18373; Plants - 36753; Viruses - 1149; Other Eukaryotes - 44480 (source: NCBI BLink).), translating into MIIMMNCFPCFTSQKSRNAPCTTNETNDDNVEHDEFRPPVVATTKRTEEREPAEQQPPVKTFNFRELATATKNFRQECLLGEGGFGRVYKGTLQSTGQLVAVKQLDKHGLHGNKEFLAEVLSLAKLEHPNLVKLIGYCADGDQRLLVFEYVSGGSLQDHLYEQKPGQKPMDWITRMKIAFGAAQGLDYLHDKVTPAVIYRDLKASNILLDAEFYPKLCDFGLHNLEPGTGDSLFLSSRVMDTYGYSAPEYTRGDDLTVKSDVYSFGVVLLELITGRRAIDTTKPNDEQNLVAWAQPIFKDPKRYPDMADPLLRKNFSERGLNQAVAITSMCLQEEPTARPLISDVMVALSFLSMSTEDGIPATVPMESFRDKSMSIALSRHGSCSVTPFCISRKDVGNKSSSSSDSEDEEEEKEQKAEKEEESTSKKRQEQEETATDSDDESDSNSEKDQEEEQSQLEKARESSSSSSDSGSERRSIDETNATAQSLKISYSNYSSEEEDNEKLSSKSSCKSNEESTFSRYDSGRDHDDSSRNTSMRINSLAHDDKEEDEEENHETRSYSDHDDSPRNTSMRINSLSHDDDEEEEEENHQTRLEHIHSSKSEDQSVYSDDDAGESGESSLHRIEAKEEEHISSDHD; encoded by the exons ttGTTGCGACGACGAAACGGACTGAAGAAAGAGAACCTGCAGAGCAACAACCACCGGTGAAAACATTCAATTTCCGGGAGTTAGCGACGGCGACCAAGAATTTCCGGCAAGAATGTCTTTTAGGAGAAGGTGGATTCGGTAGGGTTTACAAAGGAACTCTTCAATCTACTGGCCAG TTGGTAGCTGTAAAGCAGCTAGACAAGCATGGATTACATGGTAACAAAGAGTTTCTAGCTGAAGTCTTGTCATTGGCTAAACTTGAACACCCGAATCTTGTTAAGCTTATAGGATACTGTGCTGATGGAGATCAACGGCTTTTAGTCTTTGAGTATGTCTCTGGAGGTTCCCTTCAAGACCATCTTTACG AACAAAAGCCAGGCCAGAAGCCGATGGATTGGATAACGAGGATGAAGATTGCGTTTGGTGCAGCGCAAGGATTGGATTACTTGCACGATAAAGTTACTCCAGCGGTGATATACCGAGATTTGAAAGCTTCTAACATCTTGTTAGATGCTGAGTTTTACCCTAAGCTTTGTGATTTTGGTCTGCATAATCTAGAGCCAGGAACAGGTGATagcttgtttctttcttcccGGGTTATGGATACTTATGGTTATTCAGCACCTGAGTACACTCGAGGGGACGATCTCACTGTCAAGTCAGATGTTTATAGCTTCGGAGTTGTGTTGCTCGAACTCATCACCGGTAGAAGAGCTATTGACACCACTAAGCCTAATGATGAGCAAAATCTAGTTGCTTGG GCACAACCGATATTTAAAGACCCGAAAAGATATCCGGATATGGCAGATCCTCTTTTGAGGAAGAATTTCTCAGAGAGAGGGTTAAATCAAGCAGTGGCAATAACATCAATGTGTCTACAAGAGGAACCAACTGCTCGTCCTTTGATAAGTGATGTAATGGTTGCTCTTAGCTTCCTTTCAATGTCTACAGAAGATGGTATTCCAGCCACGGTTCCAATGGAATCGTTCAGGGACAAAAGTATGTCCATTGCTTTAAGCAGACACGGTTCTTGTTCTGTAACTCCATTTTGTATTTCTCGGAAAGATGTAGGCAACAAATCCAGTTCTTCATCAGACTcggaggatgaagaagaagaaaaggaacaaaaagcagaaaaagaagaagaatcaacaaGTAAGAAAAGACAAGAGCAGGAAGAAACCGCGACAGATTCAGATGATGAGTCTGATTCAAACTCCGAAAAGGATCAAGAAGAGGAACAGTCTCAGTTAGAGAAAGCCAGGGAGTCTAGTAGCTCATCCTCTGACTCTGGAAGTGAGAGAAGATCAATTGATGAAACAAACGCAACTGCTCAGAGCTTGAAGATAAGTTACAGTAATTATAGctctgaggaagaagataacgaGAAGCTAAGCAGTAAAAGCAGCTGTAAATCAAACGAAGAAAGCACTTTTTCGCGGTATGACAGCGGTAGAGATCACGATGATTCGTCAAGAAACACAAGCATGCGAATCAATAGTCTTGCTCATGATGATAAGGAGGAAGACGAGGAGGAGAATCATGAAACACGGAGCTATAGTGATCACGATGATTCGCCAAGGAACACTAGCATGCGAATCAATAGTCTTtctcatgatgatgatgaggaagaggaggaggagaatcATCAAACTCGGCTTGAGCACATTCATAGCTCGAAATCTGAAGACCAAAGTGTTTATTCAGATGATGATGCCGGCGAAAGTGGTGAGTCGTCTTTGCATAGGATCGaagcaaaggaagaagaacatatTTCTTCTGACCATGATTAA
- a CDS encoding RNA-directed DNA polymerase (reverse transcriptase)-related family protein (RNA-directed DNA polymerase (reverse transcriptase)-related family protein; CONTAINS InterPro DOMAIN/s: RNA-directed DNA polymerase (reverse transcriptase), related (InterPro:IPR015706); BEST Arabidopsis thaliana protein match is: RNA-directed DNA polymerase (reverse transcriptase)-related family protein (TAIR:AT4G04650.1); Has 483 Blast hits to 480 proteins in 18 species: Archae - 0; Bacteria - 0; Metazoa - 0; Fungi - 0; Plants - 483; Viruses - 0; Other Eukaryotes - 0 (source: NCBI BLink).): MVNINSGSWIWKSICKLRPMAREFVVCKVGSGITCNFWSENWTNLGPLIHLTGDLGPRVSGLPRNASVADALRDGVWWINGSRSRNPIIQLLKNCLPLSSVVNLQVDAEDDLFMWKVGGSEASVGFSSAATWIHLNPVGEKVDWHKAIWFKGRIPKHAFISWVNIRHRLPTRDKLLSWGLHVPSLCLLCNAFDETRQHLFFDCVFAGEI; the protein is encoded by the coding sequence ATGGTGAATATTAACTCGGGGAGCTGGATTTGGAAGAGTATTTGCAAGCTTCGTCCAATGGCTCGGGAGTTTGTGGTTTGCAAAGTCGGTTCGGGGATCACTTGTAATTTTTGGAGTGAGAATTGGACTAATTTGGGACCGCTTATTCATTTAACAGGTGACTTGGGACCTAGAGTTTCTGGTTTACCTAGGAATGCTTCAGTTGCAGATGCTTTAAGAGATGGGGTTTGGTGGATAAATGGGTCTAGGAGCAGGAACCCAATTATTCAGCTGTTAAAGAACTGTCTCCCTCTTTCTAGTGTGGTGAACCTTCAAGTGGATGCTGAAGATGATCTGTTCATGTGGAAGGTTGGGGGAAGTGAGGCTTCTGTTGGTTTCTCCTCTGCTGCAACGTGGATCCACTTAAATCCTGTTGGGGAAAAGGTTGATTGGCATAAGGCAATTTGGTTTAAAGGCAGGATTCCCAAGCATGCTTTCATCTCTTGGGTAAATATCAGACACAGGCTGCCTACTCGTGACAAACTTCTAAGCTGGGGACTTCATGTTCCATCTCTCTGCCTCCTTTGCAATGCTTTTGATGAGACGAGACAGCATCTCTTCTTTGACTGTGTGTTTGCAGGAGAAATCTGA
- the RIC4 gene encoding ROP-interactive CRIB motif-containing protein 4 (ROP-interactive CRIB motif-containing protein 4 (RIC4); CONTAINS InterPro DOMAIN/s: PAK-box/P21-Rho-binding (InterPro:IPR000095); BEST Arabidopsis thaliana protein match is: ROP-interactive CRIB motif-containing protein 10 (TAIR:AT4G04900.1); Has 1807 Blast hits to 1807 proteins in 277 species: Archae - 0; Bacteria - 0; Metazoa - 736; Fungi - 347; Plants - 385; Viruses - 0; Other Eukaryotes - 339 (source: NCBI BLink).), giving the protein MRDRMERLVVLPFSIGCISVSSVAVLSPLSKPHHHHSRQVIREQEEEDNMKNVFKFLAVSKPEISIGINRIFKSFKTISQLFADKDEEKEEVETSGMEIGVPTNVKHVSHIGWESGLTAATGPGKGWEDLIPPELLAAAASKKEINPHLHPTL; this is encoded by the exons ATGAGAGATAGAATGGAGAGACTTGTGGTGCTTCCTTTCTCCATCGGATGTATCTCCGTCTCAAGTGTTGCCGTTTTGTCTCCTCTCTCTAagcctcatcatcatcactctcgTCAAG TGATTCGTGaacaagaggaggaagataACATGAAGAATGTATTCAAGTTCCTTGCGGTTTCTAAACCGGAGATTTCTATCGGTATTAACCGGATTTTCAAGAGCTTCAAGACCATTTCTCAACTCTTTG ctgacaaagatgaagagaaggaagaagtcGAAACATCAGGAATGGAGATAGGAGTTCCAACGAACGTAAAACATGTATCGCACATCGGTTGGGAAAGCGGTCTAACCGCGGCTACAGGTCCTGGTAAAGGATGGGAAGATCTCATACCGCCGGAGTTGCTTGCAGCCGCTgcttcaaaaaaagaaattaaccCTCATCTTCATCCAACTTTATAA